The following coding sequences are from one Bradyrhizobium sp. 200 window:
- a CDS encoding VOC family protein yields the protein MSDLRERTTTSAEANATPAVDLKLEIVVIPVSDVERAKQFYAKLGWRLDADFAGPDDYRVIQFTPPGSNASVIFGKNVTSAAPGSAQGLYLVVTDIEAARNALLGRGVAVSEAFHAGGDVHVGPDEPYLFGRVRLSGPDPERGSYRSYASFSDPDGNGWLLQEVTARLPGRIDGNGTSFTSSADLAAAFRRAAAAHGEYEKRNGGKHDENWPDWYAEYIVREQSGQQQAA from the coding sequence ATGTCAGACCTCAGGGAACGCACCACCACTTCCGCCGAAGCCAACGCCACGCCGGCGGTCGATTTGAAGCTCGAAATCGTCGTCATCCCGGTTTCCGACGTCGAACGCGCCAAGCAGTTTTATGCCAAGCTCGGCTGGCGGCTCGACGCCGATTTCGCCGGCCCTGACGACTACCGCGTGATCCAGTTCACCCCGCCCGGCTCCAACGCCTCTGTCATCTTCGGCAAGAACGTCACCTCTGCCGCGCCCGGCTCCGCGCAGGGCCTGTATCTGGTCGTCACCGATATCGAGGCCGCCCGCAACGCGTTGCTCGGCCGCGGCGTTGCGGTCAGCGAAGCGTTTCATGCCGGCGGCGACGTGCACGTTGGGCCGGACGAGCCCTATCTGTTTGGGCGGGTCCGGCTGAGTGGCCCGGACCCGGAACGCGGCAGCTATCGTTCGTATGCCTCGTTCAGCGATCCCGACGGCAATGGCTGGCTGCTGCAGGAAGTCACCGCGCGATTGCCCGGACGTATCGACGGCAACGGCACCTCGTTCACCTCGTCGGCCGACCTCGCCGCCGCATTCCGCCGGGCCGCTGCCGCCCATGGCGAATACGAGAAGCGAAACGGCGGCAAGCACGATGAGAACTGGCCGGACTGGTACGCCGAATACATCGTCCGCGAACAGAGCGGCCAGCAGCAAGCCGCATGA
- a CDS encoding histidine phosphatase family protein, giving the protein MRRMRFVIFALLFGFCGTAEVAAAADAWTALRAGGHVALMRHADAPGGFGDPPGFRVEDCATQRNLSEKGRTDAAKVGARLKGEGIAFEKILSSPWCRCIDTARLLNLGTVETEATFGNVVVLRDQREALTTGARALLAKWTARGNLLVVTHGANIQALTGISPASGEIVVVRGGSAEPVGRLLLD; this is encoded by the coding sequence ATGCGTCGCATGCGCTTCGTCATCTTCGCACTCCTTTTCGGCTTCTGCGGTACGGCAGAGGTCGCCGCCGCGGCTGATGCCTGGACGGCGTTGCGGGCAGGCGGCCATGTCGCCCTGATGCGCCATGCGGATGCGCCGGGCGGTTTCGGCGATCCGCCGGGATTCCGCGTCGAGGATTGCGCCACGCAGCGCAACCTCAGCGAAAAGGGGCGGACGGATGCGGCAAAGGTCGGCGCGCGGCTCAAAGGGGAAGGGATTGCGTTCGAGAAAATTTTGAGTTCGCCGTGGTGCCGCTGCATCGATACGGCCAGGCTGCTGAACCTGGGGACCGTCGAAACCGAGGCGACGTTCGGCAACGTCGTGGTGCTGCGAGATCAAAGAGAGGCCCTGACGACCGGCGCCCGCGCGCTCCTCGCCAAATGGACGGCACGCGGAAATCTCCTCGTCGTGACGCATGGCGCGAACATTCAGGCGCTGACCGGTATCTCGCCCGCCAGCGGCGAAATCGTTGTGGTCCGCGGTGGGAGCGCCGAGCCTGTCGGTCGTCTGCTTCTCGACTGA
- a CDS encoding SRPBCC family protein, whose translation MPESFVVQRETQIAAPRASVFAFLTDPEKIVQWMGSEAVTEMHPGGLYLLKGVGSATARGTFREVVPVHRLAYSFGWEGNDEVPPGSGLIEIDLIEQDGGTLLRMTHSGLPSAAHQASHAKGWIHYIGRLTKVASGQDPGPDRGPNGTRNA comes from the coding sequence ATGCCTGAATCATTTGTGGTCCAGCGCGAGACGCAGATCGCCGCACCACGCGCCAGCGTGTTTGCCTTCCTGACGGACCCCGAGAAGATCGTGCAATGGATGGGCAGCGAGGCCGTGACGGAGATGCATCCGGGCGGGCTTTACCTCCTGAAGGGCGTTGGCAGTGCGACGGCGCGCGGCACGTTCCGCGAGGTAGTGCCGGTGCATCGCCTCGCCTACAGTTTTGGCTGGGAAGGAAATGACGAGGTGCCGCCGGGATCGGGCCTGATCGAGATCGACCTGATCGAACAGGATGGCGGCACGTTACTGCGCATGACCCATAGCGGGCTTCCCAGCGCCGCTCACCAGGCGAGCCACGCCAAAGGCTGGATCCATTATATCGGCAGGCTGACCAAGGTCGCCTCCGGCCAGGACCCCGGTCCGGATCGGGGGCCGAACGGCACCCGCAACGCGTGA
- a CDS encoding MarR family transcriptional regulator: MRPNEGPKSGSGTGSRDSSKDNSRDSSKGHQKPKPPAGERRLGDFLCFAIYSANLAFGRAYRKGLEDLGLTYPQWIAIVALWEQDGQTVSELGEKMFLESNTLTPILKKLESMGYLRRQRDPADERQVRISLTEAGRQLREKGMHMNLMAATGLKEDEFVRLQKSVVALRDNLIEATAQQEE, from the coding sequence ATGAGACCGAATGAAGGTCCCAAATCCGGTTCAGGCACCGGCTCCAGGGATAGCTCCAAGGATAATTCCAGAGACAGTTCAAAGGGCCATCAGAAACCGAAGCCACCTGCAGGGGAGCGGCGCCTTGGCGATTTCCTGTGCTTTGCGATCTACTCGGCCAACCTCGCCTTCGGCCGGGCCTACAGGAAGGGCCTCGAAGATCTCGGTCTGACCTATCCGCAATGGATCGCGATCGTGGCGTTGTGGGAGCAGGACGGCCAGACGGTGAGTGAGCTTGGCGAAAAGATGTTCCTGGAATCCAACACACTGACGCCGATCCTGAAAAAGCTCGAGTCGATGGGCTATCTGCGCCGCCAGCGCGATCCCGCGGACGAGCGGCAGGTGCGCATCAGCCTCACCGAGGCCGGCCGGCAACTGCGCGAGAAGGGCATGCACATGAACCTGATGGCGGCGACCGGACTCAAGGAAGACGAATTCGTGCGGCTGCAGAAAAGCGTGGTGGCGCTTCGTGACAATCTGATCGAGGCGACCGCGCAGCAGGAGGAGTGA
- a CDS encoding cupin domain-containing protein, producing MRTLSKSLSFISLPALALAVTLSAGTAAAQSAQGAASTAPSDKSVTAPERPRDDLAGKLVRRVIQRAPSSIPGREIVQVETEIPVGVESGWHVHPGEEVGFIIAGNVEMKVQGRPTVILHAGDGFLIPPRTPHNARDLGPETGRMLSTYIVEPGEPLATFVHQHVEK from the coding sequence ATGCGTACGTTATCCAAGAGCCTTTCTTTCATTTCGCTTCCCGCGCTCGCGCTGGCCGTGACGCTTTCGGCCGGAACGGCGGCGGCTCAGTCCGCTCAGGGTGCTGCGTCGACCGCACCCAGCGACAAGAGCGTGACGGCGCCCGAGCGGCCGCGCGACGACCTGGCCGGCAAGCTTGTCCGGCGCGTGATCCAGCGCGCGCCCTCGTCGATACCGGGCCGCGAGATCGTGCAGGTGGAGACGGAGATTCCGGTCGGAGTGGAATCCGGATGGCACGTCCATCCCGGCGAAGAGGTCGGCTTCATCATCGCAGGCAATGTCGAGATGAAGGTCCAGGGACGTCCCACCGTCATCCTGCATGCCGGCGACGGATTCCTGATCCCGCCGCGGACCCCGCACAATGCGCGCGACCTCGGTCCGGAGACAGGACGGATGCTGTCGACCTACATCGTCGAGCCCGGCGAGCCGCTCGCGACATTCGTGCATCAGCACGTGGAGAAGTAG
- a CDS encoding GNAT family N-acetyltransferase yields the protein MSVHPSHPLDYPIWTALTTTQQALAEGDARARRFPTEITPFAATADMSPESFAALGALMSPQDIAVLFTPDAVTPPAGLKIALADTGEQMIGTPIDAPANGVDIVTLGADDVPAMIELTALTKPGPFSARTHELGIFLGIRVDGQLVAMAGERMKPARYTEMTAVCVHPSHRGRGYGQMLLSAVSRHIVSRGEIPFLHVFTSNHSAIALYRRQGMEIRRRLHVTVLKKED from the coding sequence ATGTCCGTTCACCCCAGCCATCCCCTCGATTATCCGATCTGGACCGCGCTGACGACCACGCAACAGGCGCTCGCCGAAGGCGATGCCCGCGCGCGGCGCTTTCCGACAGAGATCACGCCGTTCGCCGCGACAGCGGACATGTCGCCCGAAAGCTTTGCAGCGCTTGGCGCGCTGATGTCGCCGCAAGACATCGCCGTGCTGTTCACGCCGGATGCCGTGACGCCGCCTGCCGGACTCAAGATCGCGCTGGCGGATACCGGCGAGCAGATGATCGGAACGCCGATTGACGCGCCGGCCAACGGCGTCGATATCGTCACTCTCGGCGCCGACGACGTTCCAGCGATGATCGAACTGACCGCGCTCACCAAGCCCGGCCCGTTCAGCGCGCGGACCCATGAACTCGGCATCTTCCTTGGCATCCGCGTCGACGGCCAGCTTGTCGCGATGGCCGGCGAACGGATGAAGCCCGCTCGCTACACCGAGATGACCGCCGTCTGCGTGCATCCATCCCATCGCGGCCGCGGCTACGGGCAGATGCTGCTATCCGCCGTCTCCCGCCACATCGTGTCGCGCGGAGAAATTCCGTTCCTGCATGTCTTCACCAGCAATCACTCGGCCATTGCGCTCTACCGACGGCAGGGGATGGAAATCCGCCGCCGTCTCCATGTGACGGTGTTGAAGAAAGAGGATTGA
- a CDS encoding DUF899 family protein, with protein sequence MQTNVVSAQEWEAARQKLLVKEKELTHARDAMAAERRRMPWLAVEKEYKFEGPKGKASLRDLFEGRHQLIVYRAFYEPGVFGWPDHACRGCSMVADQVAHVAHLNARDTTLVFASRAPQADIVRQKARMGWELIPWVTITDSFDADFGVGEWHGTNVFFRDGDKIYRTYFINNRGDEQMGGTWNYLDITPLGRQEEWEDSPEGYPQTPTYKWWNWHDSYVEGAAPDKRWVEVSDAGEAAFRKQSASAKP encoded by the coding sequence ATGCAGACCAACGTCGTTTCAGCACAGGAATGGGAAGCTGCACGCCAGAAGTTGCTGGTGAAGGAAAAGGAGTTGACCCACGCCCGTGACGCCATGGCCGCCGAGCGTCGGCGGATGCCGTGGCTGGCCGTGGAGAAGGAGTACAAGTTCGAGGGGCCCAAAGGCAAAGCGAGCTTGCGCGATCTGTTCGAGGGCCGCCATCAGCTCATCGTCTACCGCGCCTTCTACGAGCCCGGCGTGTTCGGCTGGCCCGACCATGCCTGCCGCGGCTGCTCGATGGTGGCCGACCAGGTCGCCCATGTCGCCCATCTCAACGCCCGGGACACCACGCTGGTGTTCGCCTCGCGCGCCCCGCAGGCGGACATCGTGCGCCAGAAGGCGCGCATGGGATGGGAGCTGATACCCTGGGTCACCATCACGGACAGCTTCGACGCCGATTTCGGTGTGGGCGAGTGGCACGGCACCAACGTGTTCTTCCGCGACGGTGACAAGATTTACCGCACCTACTTCATCAACAACCGCGGCGACGAGCAGATGGGCGGCACCTGGAATTATCTCGACATCACGCCGCTCGGCCGCCAGGAGGAGTGGGAGGATTCTCCCGAGGGCTATCCGCAGACCCCGACCTACAAGTGGTGGAACTGGCACGACAGCTACGTCGAAGGCGCAGCACCCGACAAGAGGTGGGTCGAGGTGTCGGACGCCGGCGAGGCCGCATTTCGCAAGCAGTCCGCTAGCGCGAAGCCATGA
- a CDS encoding metalloregulator ArsR/SmtB family transcription factor: protein MVEYSTYLDAVFHALADPTRRAMLGHLTERELTIGELAMPFHMSFAGASKHVRVLENAGLVKRTIRGRTHLCRLEAARLAEADAWLRRYERFWSEKLDSLEALLRAEDEAKAKQVKE, encoded by the coding sequence ATGGTTGAGTATTCGACATATCTCGATGCTGTTTTTCACGCGCTGGCGGACCCGACGCGCCGCGCGATGCTTGGTCATCTGACGGAGCGGGAGCTCACGATCGGGGAACTGGCGATGCCATTCCACATGAGCTTCGCCGGCGCGTCGAAACATGTGCGAGTGCTGGAGAATGCCGGGCTGGTGAAGCGCACGATCCGCGGCCGCACCCATCTGTGCCGCCTCGAGGCGGCGCGGCTCGCCGAAGCCGATGCGTGGCTCCGCCGTTACGAACGTTTCTGGAGCGAAAAACTCGACTCGCTGGAAGCCCTGCTGCGTGCAGAGGACGAGGCGAAAGCAAAGCAGGTGAAGGAGTAG
- a CDS encoding SRPBCC family protein codes for MNATTKPDAYGELIEPTTLKIQRLLPGPIERIWAYLTDSELRRKWLAAGAMEMKVGAPVEFVWRNDELNDPPGKRPDGFPEEHRMQSRITELVPLRKLSIAWNNSGDVTFELEPKGTGVLLTVIHRRLPDRSTMLKVSAGWHMHLDVLVARASDKEPAPFWDGWARLQQEYDRRLPS; via the coding sequence ATGAATGCAACGACAAAGCCCGATGCCTATGGCGAGTTGATCGAGCCGACCACGCTCAAGATCCAAAGGCTTCTGCCCGGTCCGATCGAACGCATCTGGGCCTATCTCACCGATAGCGAGCTGCGCCGCAAATGGCTCGCAGCGGGCGCGATGGAAATGAAGGTTGGTGCGCCCGTCGAATTCGTCTGGCGCAACGACGAGCTCAACGATCCCCCCGGCAAGCGGCCGGACGGCTTCCCCGAGGAGCACCGGATGCAAAGCCGGATCACCGAACTCGTTCCGCTCCGCAAGCTCTCCATCGCCTGGAACAACAGCGGCGACGTCACGTTCGAACTGGAGCCGAAGGGTACGGGCGTGCTGCTCACCGTGATCCATCGGCGTCTGCCCGATCGCTCGACCATGCTCAAGGTCAGCGCCGGCTGGCACATGCATCTCGATGTCCTGGTCGCCCGCGCCAGCGACAAGGAACCGGCGCCATTCTGGGACGGCTGGGCCCGCCTGCAGCAGGAATACGACCGCCGGCTGCCATCCTGA
- a CDS encoding SDR family oxidoreductase, whose protein sequence is MAASDAPLRGRIAVVAGATRGAGRGIATALGEAGATVICTGRSSTRADAPTRSDYDRSETIEETAELVTRLGGKGVAIAVDHLEPAQVAALAERIRIDHGRIDLLVNDIWGAEVLKGGPPQWNTPIWKLDLQKGLRILRLGIETHLVTSHYLLPLVVVQPGGLLVEVTDGTADYNAQHYRISVFYDLVKQSVNRLAFSQGHELGSHGATAVAITPGWLRSEMMLENFGVTETNWREALTERGGGRHQAPPDFALSESPRYVGRAVAALAADPDRGRWNQKSVSSGELARHYGFTDIDGSRPDIWRYMAEVREGGKVAELSDYR, encoded by the coding sequence ATGGCAGCATCGGACGCTCCGCTTCGCGGACGTATCGCCGTCGTGGCGGGCGCGACGCGCGGCGCCGGGCGCGGCATCGCCACAGCGCTCGGCGAGGCCGGCGCGACGGTGATCTGCACGGGACGCAGCAGCACGCGCGCCGATGCTCCGACGCGATCCGACTATGACAGGTCCGAGACGATCGAGGAGACAGCCGAGCTTGTGACCAGGCTGGGCGGCAAGGGCGTCGCGATTGCCGTCGACCATCTCGAACCGGCGCAGGTCGCAGCATTGGCCGAACGCATCCGCATCGACCATGGCCGCATCGACCTGCTCGTCAACGACATCTGGGGCGCCGAAGTGCTGAAGGGCGGACCGCCGCAATGGAACACGCCGATCTGGAAGCTCGACCTGCAGAAGGGCTTGCGGATCCTGCGGCTGGGCATCGAGACGCATCTGGTGACGTCGCATTATTTGTTGCCGCTAGTGGTCGTGCAGCCCGGCGGCCTGCTCGTCGAAGTCACCGACGGCACCGCCGACTACAACGCGCAGCATTACCGGATCTCGGTGTTCTATGACCTCGTCAAGCAGAGCGTGAACCGTCTGGCCTTCTCGCAAGGCCATGAACTTGGCTCGCACGGGGCGACGGCGGTTGCGATCACGCCGGGCTGGCTGCGCTCGGAGATGATGCTGGAGAATTTCGGCGTCACCGAAACCAACTGGCGCGAGGCGCTGACGGAGCGGGGAGGCGGCCGGCACCAGGCGCCGCCTGATTTTGCGCTGTCGGAATCGCCGCGCTATGTCGGCCGCGCCGTGGCGGCGCTCGCCGCCGATCCCGATCGCGGCAGGTGGAATCAGAAGTCGGTCAGCTCCGGCGAGCTCGCCCGCCACTATGGTTTCACGGATATCGATGGCTCGCGGCCGGACATCTGGCGCTACATGGCCGAGGTCCGGGAGGGCGGCAAGGTCGCCGAGCTCAGCGATTACCGCTAG
- a CDS encoding DUF6152 family protein, translated as MTSITRRLFLSLAASLAPAAAIAHHGWGGYDTSKSFTVTGKILKSTFENPHCQIEMEVDGKHWHFILAPPSRMQSRGATADLIAPGKTCTVFGYPHMSKPDEARIEYIVLDGKRIELR; from the coding sequence ATGACCTCAATCACCCGTCGCCTGTTCCTGTCGCTGGCAGCCAGCCTTGCGCCGGCTGCGGCCATCGCTCATCACGGCTGGGGCGGATACGATACGTCGAAGTCGTTCACCGTCACCGGCAAGATCCTGAAATCGACCTTCGAGAACCCGCACTGCCAGATCGAGATGGAGGTCGACGGCAAGCATTGGCACTTCATCCTCGCGCCGCCGTCGCGCATGCAGTCGCGGGGCGCAACCGCAGACCTGATCGCGCCCGGCAAGACCTGCACGGTGTTCGGCTATCCCCATATGAGCAAGCCGGACGAGGCGCGGATCGAATATATCGTGCTCGACGGCAAGCGCATCGAGTTGCGGTAG
- a CDS encoding adenylate/guanylate cyclase domain-containing protein, whose translation MQLSSTLTWLVDAAGASPGADRFLAELGTRLIADDLPLAGGALTLAVPHPIIARRTWLWRAGNGEVIEAVGFAPAGFGGAGSSSGDAGRSWLAALAGGVVHEDAVGAAAEGAPVLGWIGPRCFTEAEANRLREAARFAAAPLAALSARATLSAALEAYLGRRSAARVLAGPLRREVGETIRAVLLYADLRGFTALSESEPPAAVIAALGGWFDCIGGAVHAFGGEVLKFIGDGVLAIFPVGDKPREACDAALRAVASAKAGMAHLDTTRREQGQPPLSFGVALHLGEILWGNVGAADRLDFTAIGPAVNLVSRLEGLCRPLGRTILISGAVAAETSATLIPLGTHALRGIASPCAVYTVPDD comes from the coding sequence ATGCAACTGAGTTCGACGCTAACATGGCTGGTCGATGCGGCCGGCGCTTCGCCGGGCGCCGACCGGTTCCTCGCCGAACTCGGCACGCGCTTGATCGCGGACGACCTGCCGCTCGCCGGCGGGGCGCTGACGCTCGCTGTGCCGCACCCGATCATCGCCCGCCGCACCTGGCTGTGGCGGGCCGGCAACGGCGAAGTAATCGAGGCGGTGGGATTTGCACCAGCGGGATTTGGCGGCGCGGGGAGTTCGTCCGGCGATGCCGGCCGGAGCTGGTTGGCCGCGCTCGCGGGTGGTGTGGTGCATGAAGACGCCGTTGGCGCGGCAGCAGAAGGCGCGCCGGTGCTCGGCTGGATCGGACCGCGCTGTTTCACGGAAGCGGAAGCCAATCGGTTGCGCGAGGCCGCCCGCTTTGCCGCAGCGCCGCTCGCCGCACTCTCGGCGCGGGCGACGCTGTCGGCTGCGCTTGAGGCCTATCTCGGCCGCCGCAGCGCCGCGCGCGTGCTGGCGGGACCGCTGCGGCGCGAAGTCGGCGAGACCATTCGGGCGGTGTTGCTCTATGCCGATCTGCGCGGCTTCACCGCGCTGTCCGAATCCGAGCCGCCCGCGGCCGTCATCGCCGCACTCGGCGGCTGGTTCGACTGCATCGGCGGCGCCGTCCACGCCTTTGGCGGCGAGGTGTTGAAATTCATCGGCGACGGCGTGCTCGCGATCTTCCCAGTCGGCGACAAGCCGCGCGAAGCCTGCGACGCTGCGCTGCGCGCGGTTGCTTCCGCGAAAGCCGGCATGGCGCATCTCGATACGACGCGGCGCGAGCAGGGGCAGCCGCCGCTGTCGTTCGGCGTGGCGTTGCACCTTGGCGAAATTCTGTGGGGCAATGTCGGCGCCGCCGACCGGCTGGATTTCACCGCGATTGGTCCTGCGGTGAATCTGGTCAGCCGGCTCGAAGGACTCTGCCGGCCGCTCGGCCGCACGATCCTGATCTCGGGCGCGGTTGCCGCTGAGACAAGCGCGACACTGATCCCGCTGGGAACGCATGCGCTGCGCGGCATCGCATCTCCTTGCGCCGTTTACACCGTGCCGGACGACTAG